The Sphingobium aromaticiconvertens genome has a segment encoding these proteins:
- a CDS encoding IS110 family transposase: MPIYAGLDVSDKATHVCVVDVEGAVLRREVMASDPAILAKWLDRYCPDLVRVVMETGPLSTFLYHGMVARDVPIECICARHAKGVLSARVNKSDVHDAEGLAQMARTGWFKRIHMKASATHFDRAAIRIRAQLITARTAMINQLRGLLKLFGLQLGSARAPGKRTERLAMLYSQRPDLEALFAPLLASIEAIEEQLRTSNRNLEKRAASDPVCARLMTVPGVGPITALTYTMSIEDPHRFARGDDVGAYAGLVPRRSQSGERDTQGHISKAGDPMLRRSLYEAANILLTRLKRPCALQTWGKKLAEAKGPKRAKVAVARKLAALLHSLWLNETEFRWA, encoded by the coding sequence ATGCCGATCTATGCAGGACTGGATGTGAGTGACAAGGCCACGCATGTTTGCGTGGTCGACGTCGAAGGCGCTGTGCTCAGGCGCGAGGTGATGGCCAGCGATCCTGCCATTCTCGCCAAATGGCTTGACCGATATTGCCCGGATCTGGTCCGGGTCGTGATGGAGACGGGACCGCTTTCGACGTTCCTCTATCATGGCATGGTGGCCCGCGATGTTCCGATCGAATGCATCTGCGCCCGTCACGCCAAGGGCGTGCTTTCGGCGCGGGTCAACAAAAGCGATGTTCATGACGCCGAGGGGCTCGCCCAGATGGCGCGGACAGGCTGGTTCAAGCGCATCCACATGAAGGCGTCGGCTACGCATTTCGACCGTGCCGCAATCCGCATTCGGGCGCAGCTGATCACGGCACGGACTGCCATGATCAACCAGCTTCGTGGCTTGCTGAAGCTGTTTGGTCTCCAGCTCGGTTCGGCCAGGGCACCCGGCAAACGCACCGAACGCCTGGCCATGCTGTATTCTCAGCGTCCTGATCTCGAGGCGTTGTTCGCTCCACTTCTGGCATCCATTGAAGCGATCGAAGAGCAGTTGCGGACCTCGAACCGCAATTTGGAGAAGCGCGCTGCGTCTGACCCGGTTTGCGCACGACTGATGACAGTTCCGGGCGTTGGTCCGATAACGGCGCTCACCTACACCATGAGCATCGAAGACCCTCACCGTTTCGCCAGAGGCGATGATGTTGGCGCCTATGCTGGTCTGGTTCCGCGACGAAGCCAGTCAGGCGAGCGGGATACGCAAGGGCATATTTCAAAGGCTGGCGATCCGATGTTGCGACGCTCGCTATATGAAGCGGCCAACATCCTTCTCACGCGCCTCAAAAGGCCTTGCGCCCTTCAGACCTGGGGCAAAAAACTGGCCGAAGCCAAAGGCCCCAAGCGCGCCAAAGTCGCGGTCGCCCGCAAGCTGGCCGCATTACTCCATTCCCTTTGGCTGAACGAAACCGAGTTCCGCTGGGCCTGA